One segment of Ricinus communis isolate WT05 ecotype wild-type chromosome 8, ASM1957865v1, whole genome shotgun sequence DNA contains the following:
- the LOC8279761 gene encoding NADP-dependent glyceraldehyde-3-phosphate dehydrogenase-like produces the protein MVHCFHLAGFPKVLISCVTGKGSEIGDFFTMHPGVNCTSFTGGETSIAISKKAGIIPLQMELGGKDACIILEDADLNLVATNIIKGGFSYSGQRCTAIKVVVVMDSIAGALVEKVKDRVAKLSVGLPEDNCDITPAVTESSAKFIEGLIKDAKEKGATFCQEYKREGNPIWPLLLDNARPDMRIVWEEPFGLVLPLIRINSIEEGIHHCTASNFGLQVLLILYPFFSPCQILILSNGTQGCVFTRDINKAILINDAMETGIVQINSAPARGPDHFPFQVNNSGSE, from the exons ATGGTACATTGCTTTCACTTGGCTGGTTTTCCCAAAGTCCTCATCAGTTGTGTCACTGGTAAAGGCTCTGAGATTGGCGACTTCTTTACTATGCATCCTGGTGTTAACTGCACAAG CTTCACCGGAGGAGAAACAAGTATTGCAATTTCGAAGAAGGCAGGGATTATCCCACTTCAGATGGAGTTGGGAGGAAAAGATGCCTGCATTATCCTGGAAGATGCTGATCTCAATTTGGTAGCAACAAACATAATAAAAGGAGGCTTTTCATACAGTGGACAAAGGTGCACTGCGATTAAGGTTGTTGTGGTGATGGACTCAATTGCTGGTGCTTTGGTTGAGAAGGTGAAGGATAGAGTTGCAAAACTAAGCGTCGGGCTGCCAGAGGATAACTGTGATATAACCCCAGCAGTTACAGAATCCTCAGCTAAATTCATTGAAGGACTAATCAAAGATGCCAAAGAGAAAGGAGCAACGTTTTGCCAAGAGTACAAGAGAGAAGGAAACCCCATCTGGCCTTTACTGTTGGATAACGCAAGACCTGATATGAGAATTGTATGGGAGGAGCCATTTGGTCTTGTTCTTCCTCTTATCAGAATCAACTCTATTGAAGAAGGAATCCACCATTGCACTGCTAGCAATTTTGGCCTCCAagtattattgatattatacCCTTTTTTTTCTCCATGTCAGATACTAATACTTTCCAATGGAACACAAGGTTGTGTATTCACAAGAGACATCAACAAAGCTATCTTGATCAATGATGCAATGGAAACAGGAATAGTTCAGATCAACTCTGCGCCAGCTCGTGGACCGGATCATTTTCCTTTCCAAGTGAATAACTCAGGCTCCGAATAG